One Bacillus sp. (in: firmicutes) genomic window carries:
- the tkt gene encoding transketolase has product MFDKTDQLAINTIRTLSIDAIEKANSGHPGMPMGAAPMAYTLWTRFMNHNPKNPQWFNRDRFVLSAGHGSMLLYSLLHLSGYDVTMDDLKNFRQWGSKTPGHPEFGHTPGVEATTGPLGQGIAMAVGMAMAERHLASVYNKENFPVIDHYTYTICGDGDLMEGVSQEAASLAGHLKLGKLIVLYDSNDISLDGELHKSFSESVKDRFLAYGWQYIRVEDGNDLNALAKAIEEAKADQTRPTMIEVKTVIGYGSPNKAGTSDVHGAPLGADELKLTKEAYKWTFEEDFYVPEEVYARFEEKVVIPGSEKEKEWKAMFAEYKKAFPELGEQLEKAIKGELPEGWDKDIPVYEVGTSLASRASSGEVLNAIAKNLPSFIGGSADLAGSNKTTIKGDKDFLPGSYEGRNIWFGVREFAMGAAMNGMALHGGLHVYGGTFFVFSDYLRPAIRLAALMGLPVTYVFTHDSIAVGEDGPTHEPIEQLPSLRAMPNLSVIRPADANETAAAWRLAVTSKSTPTALVLTRQNLPTLEGTAERAQEGVEKGAYVISPAAKETADALLLASGSEVSLAVEAQKVLREEGIEVAVVSMPSWDRFEAQSAEYKQSVLPKEVKKRLAIEMAASLGWERYVGDEGDILAIDRFGASAPGSTIMKEYGFTVENVVARVKALLNQ; this is encoded by the coding sequence ATGTTTGATAAAACGGATCAACTCGCGATTAATACGATTCGTACGTTATCGATTGATGCGATTGAAAAAGCAAATTCTGGACATCCAGGTATGCCTATGGGGGCAGCACCAATGGCATATACGCTATGGACGCGTTTTATGAATCATAACCCAAAAAACCCTCAATGGTTTAACCGCGACCGATTTGTCCTATCTGCTGGTCATGGCTCGATGCTATTATACAGTTTGCTTCATCTATCTGGATATGATGTAACAATGGATGACTTGAAAAACTTCCGTCAATGGGGTTCAAAAACACCAGGGCATCCAGAATTCGGTCATACTCCAGGAGTTGAAGCAACGACTGGTCCACTTGGACAAGGTATTGCTATGGCTGTCGGTATGGCAATGGCGGAGCGCCATTTAGCAAGTGTTTATAACAAAGAAAACTTCCCTGTAATTGACCACTATACATACACCATTTGCGGTGACGGGGATTTAATGGAAGGAGTTTCTCAAGAAGCAGCATCTTTAGCAGGTCACTTAAAACTTGGAAAATTGATCGTTCTTTACGATTCAAACGATATCTCATTAGATGGAGAACTTCATAAGTCTTTCTCTGAAAGTGTGAAAGATCGCTTCTTAGCATACGGATGGCAATATATTCGTGTAGAAGATGGCAATGATCTAAACGCGTTAGCCAAAGCCATTGAAGAAGCGAAAGCTGATCAAACACGCCCAACAATGATTGAGGTCAAAACGGTCATTGGATACGGTTCACCAAATAAAGCTGGTACGTCTGATGTACACGGCGCTCCATTAGGTGCAGACGAACTAAAATTAACGAAAGAAGCGTATAAATGGACATTCGAAGAAGATTTTTATGTACCTGAAGAAGTTTATGCTCGCTTTGAAGAAAAAGTGGTCATTCCTGGTTCTGAAAAAGAAAAAGAATGGAAAGCAATGTTTGCTGAATATAAAAAGGCTTTCCCTGAACTTGGAGAACAATTAGAAAAAGCGATAAAAGGTGAATTACCAGAAGGATGGGATAAAGACATTCCAGTTTACGAGGTTGGAACAAGTTTAGCAAGTCGTGCTTCTTCTGGAGAAGTGTTAAATGCGATTGCGAAAAATCTACCTTCATTCATCGGTGGATCGGCAGACTTAGCGGGATCCAATAAAACGACGATTAAAGGAGATAAAGATTTCTTACCAGGCTCCTATGAAGGTCGTAACATTTGGTTTGGTGTGCGTGAATTTGCGATGGGGGCAGCCATGAACGGGATGGCGTTACATGGTGGATTACATGTCTACGGAGGTACGTTCTTCGTTTTCTCTGATTACTTGCGTCCAGCGATCCGTTTAGCTGCGCTTATGGGACTTCCTGTGACGTATGTATTTACGCATGATAGTATCGCTGTTGGGGAAGATGGTCCGACTCACGAGCCGATTGAACAGCTTCCATCATTACGGGCGATGCCAAACTTGTCTGTTATTCGTCCTGCAGATGCCAATGAAACAGCAGCGGCATGGCGTTTAGCCGTCACTTCCAAGTCCACTCCTACCGCGCTTGTGTTAACACGCCAAAACTTACCAACGCTTGAAGGTACAGCTGAACGTGCACAAGAAGGGGTGGAAAAAGGAGCATATGTAATTTCACCAGCTGCGAAAGAAACAGCGGATGCCTTACTTCTAGCATCTGGTTCAGAAGTAAGCTTAGCCGTGGAAGCTCAAAAAGTTTTACGTGAAGAAGGTATTGAGGTAGCGGTGGTAAGTATGCCTTCTTGGGATCGTTTTGAAGCACAATCGGCAGAATACAAACAATCCGTTTTACCGAAAGAAGTGAAAAAGCGTCTTGCGATCGAAATGGCAGCATCTCTTGGTTGGGAACGCTACGTTGGTGACGAAGGTGATATTTTAGCTATTGATCGTTTTGGAGCATCTGCCCCTGGATCAACAATCATGAAAGAATACGGCTTTACGGTTGAAAACGTTGTAGCTCGTGTAAAGGCATTACTTAATCAATAA
- a CDS encoding DUF896 domain-containing protein, with translation MLSKEKIARINELAKKAKSVGLTEEEAKEQSRLRGEYLQAFRQSMKKTIENVRIFDPNGDEVTPKKLRDIQLKKKYH, from the coding sequence ATGCTTTCAAAAGAGAAAATCGCTCGAATTAATGAACTTGCCAAAAAAGCAAAATCAGTCGGCTTGACCGAGGAGGAAGCGAAGGAACAAAGTCGCCTTCGTGGAGAATATTTACAAGCTTTCCGTCAATCCATGAAAAAAACGATTGAAAATGTACGCATTTTCGATCCAAATGGGGATGAAGTGACTCCGAAGAAACTTCGTGACATTCAATTGAAGAAAAAATATCATTAA
- a CDS encoding recombinase family protein, whose protein sequence is MNAILYCRVSTTKDTQETSLERQEEELRQLADKYGFHIKAVIKDQASGYELDRPGMMELLDRIKEGSIDAILIQDETRLGRGNAKIALLHVIMKEGVKVYSMSHQGELQLSESDSMVLQIVSMVEEYQRKIHNLKIKRGMKRAVERGYRPEKNLPRHSSGGRDKKELPIQEIVRLRQNDLTFEEIAATLRGFGYDVSKATVHRRYQEYIKSFQES, encoded by the coding sequence ATGAACGCGATTCTTTATTGCCGAGTCAGTACAACGAAAGACACCCAAGAAACCTCACTCGAACGGCAAGAAGAAGAATTACGACAGTTAGCAGATAAGTACGGATTTCACATTAAAGCTGTCATTAAAGATCAAGCAAGCGGCTATGAGCTTGACCGCCCTGGAATGATGGAGCTTCTCGATCGAATCAAAGAAGGTTCCATTGATGCCATTCTTATTCAGGATGAAACACGCTTAGGAAGAGGGAATGCGAAAATTGCTCTTCTTCATGTCATTATGAAAGAAGGCGTTAAAGTTTACAGTATGTCCCATCAAGGTGAGCTCCAATTATCGGAATCAGACTCCATGGTTCTACAAATAGTAAGTATGGTGGAAGAATACCAGCGAAAAATACATAATTTAAAAATTAAACGGGGAATGAAACGAGCCGTTGAACGCGGGTATCGACCGGAAAAAAATTTACCGCGTCATTCATCTGGAGGAAGAGATAAGAAGGAACTTCCGATTCAGGAAATTGTTCGTCTCAGGCAAAATGACCTTACATTTGAGGAAATTGCTGCAACACTACGGGGATTTGGCTATGATGTATCGAAAGCGACTGTTCATCGTCGTTATCAAGAGTATATAAAATCATTTCAGGAAAGCTAA
- a CDS encoding LysM peptidoglycan-binding domain-containing protein, which yields MINLLWKKYSYVMILFIVSMIFGITMLFMTEDKDESFMIIVVNEGDTLWSLAEQYAEQHHMTKTQFIQWVQQKNELKTSSVIHAGNTLVIPVKATIDSSHHQFAYDSTQ from the coding sequence ATGATCAACCTGTTGTGGAAGAAATATTCTTATGTTATGATTCTATTCATCGTTTCGATGATTTTTGGAATAACGATGCTATTTATGACCGAAGACAAAGATGAATCGTTTATGATAATTGTTGTGAACGAAGGAGATACGCTATGGTCTCTTGCGGAACAATATGCCGAACAGCATCACATGACCAAAACGCAGTTTATTCAATGGGTTCAACAAAAAAATGAATTGAAAACTTCATCTGTCATTCATGCAGGAAATACGTTAGTCATCCCGGTAAAAGCAACAATTGACTCATCCCATCACCAATTTGCCTATGATTCTACTCAATAG
- the lexA gene encoding transcriptional repressor LexA gives MKKLTKRQQDILEFIKEEVRKKGYPPSVREIGEAVGLASSSTVHGHLARLESKGLIRRDPTKPRAIEILDLEEDQIPKQNVVNVPIVGKVTAGQPITAIENVEEYFPLPERLAPADEQVFMLEVMGDSMIDAGILDGDYVIVRQQKTANNGDIVVAMTEDNEATVKRFFKEKDMIRLQPENPTLEPIFLRNVTILGKVIGVYRQIH, from the coding sequence ATGAAAAAATTAACGAAGCGACAACAAGATATTTTAGAGTTTATTAAAGAAGAAGTTCGGAAAAAAGGATACCCACCTTCCGTTCGCGAAATCGGTGAAGCTGTCGGTTTGGCCTCAAGTTCAACCGTTCATGGCCATTTAGCTCGCTTAGAGAGCAAAGGTCTCATCCGCCGGGATCCGACGAAGCCTCGTGCAATAGAAATTCTCGACTTAGAGGAAGATCAAATTCCAAAACAGAACGTAGTCAATGTCCCTATTGTCGGTAAAGTAACCGCTGGACAACCGATTACGGCCATTGAAAATGTGGAGGAATACTTTCCACTTCCAGAACGGCTGGCTCCAGCTGATGAGCAAGTGTTTATGCTGGAAGTTATGGGAGATAGTATGATTGACGCTGGAATATTAGACGGCGATTACGTTATTGTCCGTCAGCAAAAGACAGCGAATAACGGAGATATTGTGGTAGCAATGACCGAAGATAATGAAGCAACAGTTAAACGATTCTTTAAAGAAAAAGATATGATTCGCCTTCAACCAGAAAACCCAACATTAGAACCGATTTTTTTACGAAATGTAACGATTTTAGGAAAAGTGATTGGTGTATACCGTCAAATTCATTAA
- a CDS encoding GNAT family N-acetyltransferase, translating into MQGKQYHSVHLFRRQLEPLLLKNEAAHNLFYGVLLKINETNSPIFMGLVEKENRVVMGFLQTNPAQIIVATFSALDEQDLEAIALWLYQQKIQVPGLIGEVETIHSLVKAYERLAKVTYEVRMRQRIYQLTEVAPLPKVNGLFRKAVEKDTPIICRWIHEFCEEIGEVITFEEAKKEATKLMKEERVFVWEVNSQPVSMACWTRPTKTNVTINLVFTPKEERKKGYATACVAHLSQHLLNQGYKSTSLYTDLANPTSNHIYQEIGYRPILDSIYYRQA; encoded by the coding sequence ATGCAGGGGAAACAGTATCACTCAGTACATTTATTTCGTAGACAACTGGAACCATTGCTTCTAAAAAACGAAGCGGCGCACAATTTATTTTACGGCGTTTTGTTAAAAATAAATGAAACCAACTCTCCAATATTTATGGGACTAGTAGAAAAAGAGAATCGAGTCGTCATGGGGTTTTTACAAACGAACCCAGCACAAATCATTGTAGCGACATTTTCTGCATTAGATGAACAGGATTTAGAAGCCATTGCTCTTTGGTTATATCAGCAAAAAATTCAAGTGCCAGGATTGATAGGAGAAGTAGAGACCATTCATTCCCTCGTTAAGGCATATGAACGATTGGCAAAAGTAACGTACGAGGTCCGAATGAGGCAACGGATTTATCAATTAACGGAAGTCGCACCCCTTCCGAAAGTAAACGGGTTATTTCGAAAAGCCGTAGAAAAAGATACTCCAATCATCTGCCGTTGGATTCATGAATTTTGTGAAGAGATAGGAGAAGTAATCACGTTTGAAGAGGCAAAGAAAGAAGCAACCAAATTGATGAAAGAAGAACGAGTTTTTGTTTGGGAAGTTAATAGCCAACCGGTATCAATGGCTTGTTGGACCCGGCCGACGAAAACAAATGTAACCATCAATTTGGTATTCACGCCGAAGGAAGAACGAAAAAAAGGTTACGCGACCGCATGTGTTGCTCATTTATCACAGCACTTACTCAACCAGGGCTATAAAAGTACGTCGCTTTATACCGATTTAGCAAACCCTACTTCCAACCATATTTATCAAGAAATCGGCTATCGGCCGATCTTGGACTCGATCTATTATCGACAGGCATAA
- a CDS encoding DUF2935 domain-containing protein, which produces MQEAFVSRSLDEIRFWSRIMKEHALFLSLGFHYDDTELIEEARSFIPKFERIEEQLERFSVSTDPQQIAQFNRHVYEAAVQIWAFKRKVLELTLQCKIRSNNYALLIDHTSREAAYFANRLKELNEGKLTPTPASVIKENVFFLKVMADHAKFIGHLLDPSERKLVEQAREFSHDFDQLLYQAIDLDSMRPQSETKPILTQFLDQNRVSVASLRNFKKAAKELIEECKIKSNIPPLLADHVFREAERFLMIIDRFDEYLQSNNS; this is translated from the coding sequence TTGCAAGAGGCGTTTGTTTCAAGGTCGCTTGATGAAATTCGTTTTTGGTCGCGCATTATGAAAGAACATGCGTTGTTTTTAAGTTTAGGATTTCATTACGATGATACTGAATTAATTGAAGAGGCGAGAAGTTTTATTCCGAAATTTGAACGAATTGAAGAGCAACTGGAACGGTTTTCAGTATCGACCGATCCACAACAAATCGCTCAATTTAATCGACACGTGTATGAAGCGGCAGTTCAAATTTGGGCGTTCAAACGAAAAGTGTTGGAGCTAACGTTACAATGTAAAATTCGGTCCAATAACTACGCTTTATTAATTGATCACACTAGTCGAGAGGCAGCCTATTTTGCTAATCGACTAAAAGAATTAAATGAAGGAAAGCTCACACCAACTCCCGCGTCTGTCATTAAAGAAAACGTCTTTTTCTTAAAAGTAATGGCTGATCACGCGAAATTTATTGGTCATTTGCTCGATCCTTCGGAAAGAAAACTCGTCGAGCAAGCGAGAGAATTTAGCCATGATTTTGATCAATTGCTCTATCAAGCCATCGATTTAGATTCCATGCGACCACAATCAGAAACCAAACCAATTTTAACCCAATTTCTTGATCAAAATCGAGTGTCGGTGGCTTCGCTCCGGAATTTTAAAAAAGCGGCGAAAGAGCTAATTGAAGAGTGTAAAATAAAAAGCAATATTCCTCCACTGTTGGCAGACCATGTGTTCCGAGAAGCAGAAAGATTTCTAATGATTATAGATAGGTTTGATGAATATTTACAATCAAACAATTCATGA